The following coding sequences lie in one Acipenser ruthenus chromosome 47, fAciRut3.2 maternal haplotype, whole genome shotgun sequence genomic window:
- the LOC117966203 gene encoding small ribosomal subunit protein uS19: MHRMWFHCTGGSWPRSRDIKHCENKNGPFRRDPGKMAEVEQKKKRTFRKFTYRGVDLDQLLDMSYEQLMQLYCARQRRRLNRGLRRKQQALLKRLRKAKKEAPPMEKPEVVKTHLRDMVILPEMVGSMVGVYNGKTFNQVEIKPEMIGHYLGEFSITYKPVKHGRPGIGATHSSRFIPLK, from the exons ATGCACCGGATGTGGTTTCACTGTACTGGCGGAAGTTGGCCCAGGTCCCGCGATATCAAGCACTGCGAGAACAAGAACGGTCCTTTCCGAAGAGATCCTGGCAAAATG GCAGAAGTCGAGCAAAAGAAGAAGCGAACCTTCAGGAAATTCACCTACAGGGGTGTTGACCTGGACCAGCTCCTGGACATGTCCTA CGAGCAGCTGATGCAGCTGTACTGCGCCCGCCAGCGACGGAGGCTGAACCGCGGTCTGCGTCGCAAGCAGCAGGCCCTCCTGAAACGCCTGCGCAAGGCCAAGAAGGAGGCTCCGCCCATGGAGAAGCCAGAGGTGGTGAAGACTCACCTGCGCGACATGGTGATCCTCCCCGAGATGGTGGGCAGCATGGTGGGAGTGTACAACGGCAAGACCTTCAACCAGGTGGAAATCAAG CCCGAGATGATTGGCCACTACCTGGGCGAGTTCTCCATAACCTACAAGCCTGTGAAGCACGGTCGCCCTGGTATTGGTGCCACCCACTCCTCCCGATTCATCCCTCTGAAGTAA
- the LOC117401229 gene encoding gap junction beta-4 protein-like, translating to MLHTERITMLLSGTSQLSSSQSRVCLSTATLLRLLTLVLGGETAWRDEERGFLCNTSVVGCQAACFDQHSPIAPFNLYCLQLIFLFTLSLAGARLHQPGPQYLQARPHMHFLSLLGKAIIEGLFLLIAYQLYSTRPSETTCSTSPCQGLVTCKVFGATVRDALSLLVCSCSAVSLLVCVFEAYRSLTYFSEKLVGKGATIP from the coding sequence ATGCTTCACACAGAGAGAATCACGATGCTTCTGAGTGGCACCAGCCAGCTCTCCAGCTCCCAGTCCCGGGTCTGTCTCTCCACTGCCACCCTCCTGCGGCTCCTCACTCTGGTGCTGGGGGGCGAGACCGCCTGGAGAGACGAGGAGAGAGGCTTCCTCTGCAATACCAGCGTGGTAGGCTGCCAAGCAGCCTGCTTCGACCAGCATAGCCCCATTGCTCCCTTCAACCTGTACTGCCTGCAGCTCATCTTCCTGTTCACTCTCTCGCTGGCCGGTGCACGGCTCCACCAACCGGGTCCGCAATATCTCCAGGCCAGGCCCCACATGCATTTCCTCAGTCTCCTGGGCAAGGCTATCATCGAGGGCCTCTTCCTGCTCATTGCCTATCAGCTCTACAGCACCAGGCCCTCCGAGACAACCTGCAGCACCTCCCCCTGCCAGGGATTAGTAACGTGCAAGGTGTTTGGCGCCACGGTGAGAGACGCCCTCTCTCTCCTGGTCTGTAGCTGTTCAGCAGTCAGTCTGCTGGTTTGTGTGTTCGAGGCTTATCGGTCACTGACCTACTTTTCAGAGAAGCTTGTGGGGAAAGGAGCTACCATCCCTTAG